In Aricia agestis chromosome 5, ilAriAges1.1, whole genome shotgun sequence, the genomic stretch ATGGTTCAGATGTTTGAAACAACAGAATGAATCGATAGAATATCTTTTTGAGTTATGCAAAAATCCCTTTTCAGACATCAAACTTGCAGGCTTTGCTCTACTTGATGCTATTTGCCAACATAATTGGGGGCAAGAAATGATTGCTGGTGCTGCAGgtaatacataatttttttgttttctttttcattattttcaggTTTCACAcacaataagtatattttaactCCCAATGTAAAACAGTTTATAACACTGATAAATTGCAAAGCCTCAAAATAAATAgtatgcataataatatatgtcatAAAAAACTTAGAAGTTGTGAAGACTGTGGTATATTATCACTGATTTTACACCTTTAACATTGTTACAAtcattatgatattataagcCAATACTAGGGTATGTTAGTAATGTTTAAAACAATGTTAACttattaaatgaattttggtTAAGATTTTAAAACATGGTTAAGATTTAGGTCAATGCTAATGCTTATAACAATGTTAacttaataaatgaaaaaataaatacattttaaaaactttatatttactgaaaaataacttaaaaactatCAAGTATATTGATAAAACGAGATCTCGAAACTTAAGTGGCCCTTGTAAATTGTCTTGTTGTTTCTTATATCAAAACTGGCTAGATTTCATAAGCTACAAGTTTTGAAAATGGATAAATTTTATCAATTAGCAATAAACAGATACGCTGTTTAATTTCTTAGTTTACAATTTTAAGATTGCTTTTTAAAAATCCATGTGTCCAGCACAATTAGGCGTTTTTCCTTTAGCCGGCAAGGCGTCGGCGCCGTCGCCGGGGTAACAAGCTTCCAAGGCCAGCTAATAGAAAAATGCCCATTCATGttacacaaataatattatgcaaactacattttgaaaattatctatttgtattaaaaacaaatctcagctaaaattattatttacaggttTCATAGAATATCTCTTAGATCGTCCTGGAGGATTctcaaaagaagaaaaagaagctAAATTCGACGTCATCAAAAAGCTGGCAACATCAACGGTGTTTGATGCTAACATTGTAGCAAGGTGCCAGGTGTATGTTGACCAGGGACCATTATTTAAAGATACCATAATGGAAGTAGCCTACGAAGAAAgcgattaaaatgttttacttcTTCCTCTTATTTTTGGTGCCAGCCTCCTTTGTTGCCTTCCGCTTCGTTGCCTTTGATTTCCCGCCATACTTCTCAGCAAGACTGTCAATTAAGGAATCCATTTGTTTAGCTCTGGACTCCTGCCTTTCTTTTATCATCAGTTCCAAGCTGTTtgattctgaaaatacaaagtcaaattttattaaataaaaaaaatattgtgttgtttATAAACAAGGCAATAACAAAACTGTGCCAACCTGAATTTAAGCCCATCGATTTTTGTATTTCCTCTGCTTCTTTAGCCTCTCTATTCTCTTTGGCATGTCTTTTCTGTCTTTTCCTGGCTGGTTcatgtgtaaatattttgtaagcagGAATCTCACCCTGTTCTATCATttcctaaaataatatattccatAAATTGTACTTAAATGTTTTGATTAAATCAAATTATTCAAACAAAATAGTGAAAATTATATCAGTGTTTGTTAAAAACTTGCATCCTCGGCGTTATATTTACTAcatacatttttgtagataaaaCTATTATATATTGAATGATGGTAATAATATGAGAATTTAATGtataacattacattttaaatgtGATTTGCTGTAACAACTATTTATCAATACAAATATAAAGTcttacaacaaaaaattgtgttttatgtatAGCAGTCcccaacctacgaataataaaaactatggaaacgtaactcccatacttcaagtATTTTGAATTTCGTTCGTTTTCGCACATTGACTTATGACAATggctacgaaacactaacattcaaatttaggaaataaagcttttgacaatgattgtcacttgtataaaaacacaaaattgtgtaacaaatacatgcataaagtgtgcatgtattcgggtcacattttgtagactcgtggacaaaatTTTTGATAGTTACTCTtccattgtttttattattcgtagactgcGACATTCCTTTTAGATTAAAAAGATGTAATAGTGGTGTTCCAGTCACATAATTCCTATTCCTATTTGACATAACTAATTGTTATAGAGTCAACTTGAAGCAATAGCTTAGTTGCCCCACAAAAAGTGTGTGGCTGCTTTCTGAGTTTTTTAGTTTATATATCCACTTTCACTATTAATTGTTTGATACAAATCAACAACAATGGCATCAAAAAGATGAACTCTCACTAAACCTAAGAAATTGGGAGTGAGTAAATCAGGGGCTAGAacatgtatgttttttttatttaaagactTGTAAAGAAACTTACAGTCAGGATGCCTCTTAATCTCGGTTCCTGTTCAGATCTGGCAAACTGTACTCTGTCAACGATGATGTCCATATCTCCTTTACCAGCTAAATatgctttttttaaatctttccTCTCTTCTTCAGATCCTTAATAGaaagaaaaacaataacattttaaaaaagaaatggaccaaggaaaattatattctaattagataattattttctaaCTAGAAGTTGCTGTCTGTTGCGTCAAAACATGCTTATCACCCGGAaacggtacatttttccaggataaaaattatcctatgtcctttcttggaactcgaaagtatctccataaaagTGTGtgtgccataccaaatttcagcaaaatttggtatggcacaCACACTtttgtgtttataatattatatagtatggaagtatggatgaggAACATTATCTACCatcttatataaaataatttgatctTCATCAATTGCTTACCCATGTATTCCTTTTCATATGCTCTGATATCTTCATCTGttatctttttaaataatagCCTCCAATAAATAGTCCAATCTTTGTCTTGTACAACAttgtaatcatcatcatcaaccgtTTTAGTTTCATCGTAAAGCGCTCTCTTTTCTTTATCACTAAGAATTGCATGGACACTTCCTAGTACCTTGAACTTTTCAGTTGCCTCTAGTTTTTCGTCCTCATTCACTCTATCCGGGTGAACTTTAAGAGATAGCTTGTGGTATGCCTTTTTAACTGAAATTGAATATCAAAATTGAGAAACAATCTGTAAGGAAAAGTGATAGATACTTTTAAAAAAGGATTTGCTAAAAAATTACAAACCTTCTTTGTCATTAGCACTTTCTGAAATTTGTAGCACTTCATACAAATTTGGCGTATcgaaatatttttcacacaattctAATAAGCCCATTTTgatatatatttatgtttctGTATTTTGTTtgctataattttaatgaacttTGAAAACGTAAACGAACAGAAAATTTATCGCGGCAAATTTGACATTCATTAACACTGACAGTtagtcatatttttttcttattatggcacttcggctatgtaaccatggccagtgtcaagtattataatttatggcgggaaaacagtattgttgcatacaattttcagcatcgtttctttatatcgtcaggtcaaaagtctagtcaaagtcgaagtaaaaagtcaatacagtcaggagtcaagtcggtcgattcagtaaagtggtagacgctttactgaaactttcgatggagttttggacggaacacaaaatagctcgtttctggatattgcatcactttcttAAACTTGTGAACGATAATGAATATCTAATGgataatatcctaccaatataacacattaaaaaccccatTAACACAATttcaggaaaataatacaaaaacacaacatcactctttcacattcccgacaAAAACTCAGGTAGTCATGACAatgacaagtgacattttttttattgaaatggtGCTGTGGCTATGTAGTCATTGCTAGTGTCAAGTAAAAGGCGGGAAAAAATCTTGCAGCGAGCGCTATTTACAATGAAACTTAAACATATCTATTATATCGTCGTATCCTACGATAAGGGCGCTGTTGCAAAAACCCTACTTTACAGGAGAaggttttttgtgtttatttcaaaatattgttagaCAACTTTTggaaattaattatgaaattatcgCACAACTACGTAGCGGTTGCTATGAAATTTTGAATGAGacgtttaatttgatatttcgggtagatttgtcccttatttcttttttcggCGGAGTAAAATAAGTCTCATCAGACACTAAGTAACGTTATGCCTTTTTTGTGCGGATTCAACGGGGTCTTAAGAGCATTTATGTCTTTTTAGTGATCATTATCAAAGAATTTCCTTTTTAAAACCACAttgaaaaatcggtcaagtacgagttgtactcgcgcatgaagggttccgtaccattccATACCATACAGtaaaaatacccaaaaatgtgtgttttttgtatgagggCCCCccgtaatttttaatttattttaattttgtcgtcaattattattaaagtatacctAAGTACAACGGAATATTTCAAAAGCtaacctgttgctattattgacatggagcaaaaaatagaaaaaaaatcacgtttgttatatgggagcccacttaaatatttaattttttttttcagtatttattgttatagtggcaGAAGATATACTCAATCTGTGAAAAAATCTtgagatagagcctggagacagacggacggacagacagacatcgaagttattaatagggtcccgtctttaccctttgggtacgtaaaccaaaaaaaaaaccaatatAAATAGGCATAAAGAAGAAAATgtacattaaattaataatatggaacgttttataatattaattctcaACCCTTCAGGGTTGAGAACCAATAGTTATTGTGATTGCTTTCAAGCAATCACATCCTTCAACTTGtcaaaatcctactaatattataaaggcgaaagtttgtttggatgtatagatgtgtggatgtatggatgtttgttactctttcacgcaaaaactactgaacggattttaatgaaactttacaataatatagcataaacatcagaataacacataggccaTAAGGcataattttaaccgactttcaaaatgggagaggcgttatgttcgttttcttatattcaacgattactccgccgtttgttaaccgattttcaaaatttttcttttgatatatagggtatcatcccaatttggtattatattcacaaaagtggtgatctgatgaaggatccataagtaatcgagggaactcctcaaaacttatagggaaacatgtggtgacttcggtttcgtgagaagtattctaagcatatgctaccaacaagtaagattttgcaccgagatatacctggtataccgtggttcggaaggtgctgagagaactcccgattctttatagatatataagtttgggagtttcggcattgttttaagaacagaaagcatatgctactatgcaaattacattcatcatcatcatcactaccatattataccatttcatagtcttttagatcgagactcgagtttgtcaagcgataatttaaaaaaatctatacccacctaatattataaacctgaagagtatgtttgcttgaacgcgtcaatctcaggaactacaggtccgatttaaaaacttatctcagtgttatgATATATGATAgattatttatcgagtaagactataggttatattatattatcacgctaagactaatacgaccgaagaaactcaggaaaatgtggaaaaaacgggcgaaatattttttatgggaaaatgtacgttttctttaaaattcctaatttacgcgggcgaagccgcgcgggacatctagtaaaacatattataacgtGATAAGACTTTACAATTTTATGccagttattttaaattaccaaataacattataactaACGAATAGTTACTctgactattataatattggttaacttttatgacaattagattatccaagagccagcgatagacagatttttgtcattttataaaagctgaaagttttacTGTATGAACAAACAGCAACTATAGAATTTCGATCgcgtttaggaggtatccagttttgaagGTCTACCTAGCCTTCGATACAATGTAAAGCGCtttttttcttacttctttCGGAAATGTAGGAATCTCATATCAGACACCCTTAATTATTCCCTAAAATGCCAAAAGTATTACACTTTAAGGTGGTATGGCAGTGGGAAGTAACTGGCAATAGGGAGCAACTGTCATAAGGGTCCGTCAGTGGGAGACGAGATTCGAGAGAGAGAGTGGGAGAGAGGAAAAAAATTACCTTAAATTTTATCGAAGGTGCGGTAGACtttcaaaactggatacctcctaaagtatccGCGACCGAAGCTTTATAATAGTTGGTtgccgttcttacctctatatgagttactagcttttgcccccgGCTTCGATCGCGTGAAattcaaaaatcgcgtaaaacacgagtattttaggaacattgtgtttttccaaaaccaaaagtagcctttgtTACTCTTCATTCTTTCGACTTAGTATGTGCTAAAAATCATGTCGATTAGCTTCTTCGCTAGGGtatgaaggaaggacaaacaaacatactttcccatttatacttTAAGTATAAATGGTAAAGTACGAGTATAGCATAATGATTATAGGTAAAAGAAAACTCTGGCTGTTTCTGGCTCTTGGTTTAGCATATAAGTAGTTACAATATGACGGAGCGGTGCCTATTCTACTTCAACATCAGCTTAGCATGATAAcgctaatattttgtattctaaaTCAAATTCTTTTATGAGACGATATACGATATCCCTCGTGTCCTTTTACAAGAGTGTGATGCCCGATGATACATCATCAGCACAGCTCATGAGATGTACTCAAAATTTTGGGTACGTTCAGTTACTCACAGTTCATccaataaacgaaaaaaattaatagtaacaaaaaaaaagtttcgttacACTCACTCTCGATACACCAAAAgctcttttttttatatttaaatattcttgtaGCACATTAcctttaactatttttttatacgGCGGAAAAAGCCACAAAGTTCACTGcggctttttaacaaaattaaaacaaaacattataaactTTCAATTATATACTTTTCGAAATGGTTAGTATATAAAAGGCAAattcatgtaataatttttccaataaTAACTGTTCAACTAAAGattaattaaagaaataaatttcgTACATAGAAAAAGGCAACAAGAGCCATTAGGGCAAACGATTCCCTAGTACTAGTACTAAGAGGCGATTCCGTGGGAAAAGGCCACAGACGCAATAGTGTCTTTTTTCCAGGTAATTACTTTTAagaatgtaaaacattttttatacttactgtgTATTCCCTTTTACGGTTAACAcaaagtaatttaaacaaaaaacagtgCAATGACGCATACGCGAGTTCGCGGAGTAAGGGCGTGGTGGCGCTAGCGCCTCGTCCCCGCCCCGCGCGTCCTTTCACGCACTCCAAGAAAACGGTCACTGAAGCCTTTGTTGCTTTTTTCGCCGGGGAATTTAAGAGCTAACAAATGtggcattttttaaaacttcatttactGGTTATTCaaattaactttttactattttttacacTGAAGGTTATAGATAATGAGCTGCCGATTtcgattttgcaataaaaataaaaagccatagtgaccagggcgcccttattcgtaggatacgacgaTATTTAGTTCATCAATCGCTAACAACGTGAGTTCAAAATACTCCCTCTTTTTTTCTTATATCAGCATGTTAAAGTTCAATTTTCTaacttagagcgcttacagacgaacggcacgtgtcggcggcacgcatcgacggcagacgacggcacgtgtcggcggcagtcagtggcagtcgacggcagccgtcgacagtttatcacgattgcagttgtgacgtaccgcgtaaaggtaagcttcgacaggtcggtatcgtacgctgTACGCAACGAACATCTCGAATcaaactgatatttttttttacagtacgtccactgtatcggcagcgtacggattaccgactagccagtatgcttatcttcaaattagtccaaacaaagttcctaagtcaaaatttctgctttcgacttttccatccacacccccTTTTGAGCATTTATTTACttggctagtcggtaatccgtacgctgccgattcagcggacgtactgtgaaaaaaatatccgtttgatgcgagacgtccgttgcgtacgataccgacgtGGAccgtggacgcttacctttaggcggtacgttacaactgggggcctaccaccacctctacaaAGCGACACCGTTTAACAGAATATAAGAAATTATATTACTTTgacgtcaagctagcgatcttaaaaaagttgatatttcacagcggatttaacaatgttttgcattttttactgttttttagtaaaatatttaaaaagtgagtacagtaatgttattataatatcaatcaaTTAAAAAGTCTTAGTTCATACATCATTAAATTTGCCACCatactacattttttatttatggatAAGTCCAACCATCATTAAATAAAAAGGTTTATAAATTGTTTACCCCTGAAAATTTGACTAAAAACACATACAGAATTTGGCACGCCGCACGCGCAACGACGGAACCCAGTGCTGGTGCCGGTGCCGGCTAGTCGAAAAACGCCCTATGTTTTTTAGAGGAAAAAGttgtcaaaattttgacttcattttgaacattttcacTTTTTGTAAGTTTTGTTTATATTGCAAATTAGGTTTCCTATATACCTAAGGATTTTGTATTCACATCCTTTTATAATAAAAGGCTCTACCTAAATTGTGACAAAGCTAAAATGAACAAAATATCATGTGGATCTGGAGATAAAATAGTATTAGTTGAAGAAATTGGTTTCAAAAATGACGAAGGGAAAGTCGTTACCAAAAATATAAAGGAGCAAAATATTATGGTGAAAGAATTTggtgataaaaataatacaattttttttagtaaaaaacaaTGTGAAGTGTGTGCGAGTCAgcccaacgatttttatgaaatcaataaaaataatgaggTTGCTAAGTCAAGAAATGCTAATACCAATCTAGATGCTGATGAACTAGCTGATGTAACGTGTAGGATCACTGAATATGGAAGTATTCTAGATTCTCTAAAAGTAGATAATGAAAGAAAAAATCTACAAGAGTGTCACAATAAGACGATTGAATTCGAAAGTGAAACGTATGAAGAAGGAACAGCTGGAGACATTTTAGATGATCTATCGTATCCAACAAACTTTTTTACAACTACTGTAGAGAGCAAACTTTGTGCTGACAAAGAGTTAAAAGAATATGAAAGTCAATTACAATCTTACCAAAGGACATTAAATGTCGCTCAAAATGTTAAAAAGAATGCCATTCGCAAACAAATGCTCGCTAAAGCATTTAAGTTAAAGCTCCTGGAGGTAGAAAATCAATGTAACATTGAATTATTGCGTATAAAACAAAACTTACAATGTCTCGAACCATTAAAAATGATCGCCGAGTCTTGGAAGACTGAGAAACACGAAATCGATTTGAGCAAGTACGATCTTTCACCCCTGTATCCTGATATTCTACTAAACACTGCTAGCGACATAAATTCGTCCAAAGATACCCAGGagaaacattataaaaataacgagtaaataaaaaattcaccaaacattaaaaattaaattaacgtGCTACCAAATTAATGAAATGAAACGATATTACGTTATTAAAAAAGAAGCAAAATCCGAAAGCAAAGTGCGAAAATCAGATTTCAATAAATCAAAGGCGAACGAGACCTCCGCAGTGGACCACACACGTAGAGGCACGCGCTTCGAATGCTGCCGACTTTTTATTCTGCCGCGGGACCGGCGCTCGTGCGCGCTCGGCAATCGTCGGCCGAGATCGGCTCCGTCAACATAAACCTCTGCGCCAGCGCCTTCAGTTAGGaacttgaattttattttaatgggaTTCCAATTTGTCAATTAGGGAACAACGCATGAGCAGAACT encodes the following:
- the LOC121727274 gene encoding dnaJ homolog subfamily C member 9; translated protein: MGLLELCEKYFDTPNLYEVLQISESANDKEVKKAYHKLSLKVHPDRVNEDEKLEATEKFKVLGSVHAILSDKEKRALYDETKTVDDDDYNVVQDKDWTIYWRLLFKKITDEDIRAYEKEYMGSEEERKDLKKAYLAGKGDMDIIVDRVQFARSEQEPRLRGILTEMIEQGEIPAYKIFTHEPARKRQKRHAKENREAKEAEEIQKSMGLNSESNSLELMIKERQESRAKQMDSLIDSLAEKYGGKSKATKRKATKEAGTKNKRKK
- the LOC121727273 gene encoding uncharacterized protein LOC121727273; its protein translation is MNKISCGSGDKIVLVEEIGFKNDEGKVVTKNIKEQNIMVKEFGDKNNTIFFSKKQCEVCASQPNDFYEINKNNEVAKSRNANTNLDADELADVTCRITEYGSILDSLKVDNERKNLQECHNKTIEFESETYEEGTAGDILDDLSYPTNFFTTTVESKLCADKELKEYESQLQSYQRTLNVAQNVKKNAIRKQMLAKAFKLKLLEVENQCNIELLRIKQNLQCLEPLKMIAESWKTEKHEIDLSKYDLSPLYPDILLNTASDINSSKDTQEKHYKNNE